A stretch of Fusarium poae strain DAOMC 252244 chromosome 2, whole genome shotgun sequence DNA encodes these proteins:
- a CDS encoding hypothetical protein (MEROPS:MER0000836): protein MSTTPGVTFRKDGTKTFIPLENNPEVFTKLIHNLGISKKLGFYDVYSVDEPALLAMIPRPVHALIFITPAPMWARVRESDPGSKELTYDGSGPDEPVMWYRQTIGHACGLIALLHSVSNGTAKDFINPDSLLDNIIKKTQDLKPLARADFLYNSVELEKAHMDAAVTGDSAAPTSQEPVGYHFISFVKGSDGHLYDLEGGWGEPVDCGILDEGNDLLSEQALEATVKRYTKVADGNLEFSIIALSTITEEN from the coding sequence atgtcGACCACTCCAGGAGTGACTTTCCGCAAGGACGGAACGAAAACATTCATCCCGCTCGAGAACAACCCAGAAGTGTTCACCAAGCTCATTCACAACCTAGGCATCTCCAAGAAACTCGGCTTCTACGATGTCTACAGCGTTGACGAGCCTGCGTTGCTGGCCATGATTCCTCGCCCCGTCCAcgccctcatcttcatcactcCTGCGCCTATGTGGGCTCGCGTTCGGGAAAGCGATCCTGGTTCAAAAGAGTTAACATACGATGGCTCTGGCCCAGATGAGCCTGTCATGTGGTATAGACAGACTATCGGACACGCCTGTGGGCTGATCGCTCTCCTACACAGTGTAAGCAACGGTACGGCCAAGGATTTTATCAACCCAGACTCGCTCCTGGACAATATCATCAAGAAAACACAGGACCTTAAGCCCCTTGCACGTGCCGATTTCCTCTACAATTCCGTCGAACTGGAAAAGGCCCATATGGACGCAGCTGTGACGGGTGATTCTGCAGCACCTACGAGCCAGGAACCTGTCGGGTATCATTTTATCAGCTTCGTCAAAGGTTCAGACGGTCATCTCTATGACCTGGAGGGAGGTTGGGGCGAGCCAGTCGATTGCGGTATCTTGGATGAAGGGAATGATCTCCTTAGTGAACAAGCCCTTGAGGCAACTGTCAAGAGGTACACCAAAGTTGCCGATGGTAACCTCGAGTTCAGCATCATTGCTCTATCAACGATTACAGAGGAAAACTAG